CGACCCTCTGACCAACGGGCATCTGAGCCTTATCCGTCGGGGCTGCGAAGTGTTTGATCAGATTATTGTAGCCGTAGCCGACAATACGCCCAAAAAGCCTCTGTTCAGTCACGAAGAACGGGTGGCCATGGCCCGCGAAGCCCTCCTGGACGTGCCCAACGTAACGGTGGAGCCGTTCTCCGGCCTGACGGTGGAATACGCCGCCCAACGCGGGGCCTGCGCCCTGCTGCGCGGGTTGCGCGCCGTTTCTGACTTTGAATACGAGTTCCAGCTGGCGCTTATGAACCGCCGCCTGCAGCGCCACATTCAGACCATCTTCCTCATGACCGACTACCAGTGGCTGTTCATCAGCTCCACCATTGTCAAGGCGGCCGCCAGCCACGGCGCGGACATCAAGGGGCTGGTGCCGGAAAACGTCCGCCTGGCCCTCATGGAAAAATACCGCAAGGGCGAAGTGCGCCAGGGCACGCCCTGCCTGGCCCCGCCCCACGGCGGCTTCCGCGTGCTCTGATGCCCCCCGGCGCTCCTGATTCCGCCCCCCTGCCGGTCATCTGCCTGGCCGGGCCTACGGGTTCGGGCAAAACCGCCGCGGCCCTGGCCCTGGCTGCGGCCCTTGACGGCGAGGTGATCAACGCCGACTCGCGTCAGGTCTATGCCGATTTCCCCTGCATCACGGCCCAGCCCACAGCTACGGAACAGGCCCAGTGCCCCCACTATCTTTACGGTTTTCTGCCCACGACGCAAAAAATCAGCGCCGGGCGCTGGGCCGCGGCCGCTTCCCGCACGGTGGCCCAAATCCTGGCCCGCGGACGCGCCCCGCTGCTGGTGGGCGGCACAGGGCTTTACTTTCAGGCCCTGCTGCGCGGCATGGCCCGCATCCCGCAGGTGGACCCAGCCCTCACGGCTGGCCTGGAAGCCCGCCTGGCGGAGGAAGGCGCGCCGGCCCTGCACGCGGCCCTGGCAAAGCTGGACCCGGCCTACGCCGCCCGCATCCACCCCAATGACCGTCAACGCATTGTGCGCGCGCTGGAAGTGTGCCAGGCCACGGGCCGCCCCTTCAGCTGGTGGCACGCCCACGCCATGGAGGCCCCCCTCTGCGCGGGGCCCTTGCTTGTGCTGGACGCCCCCCTGGACTGGCTGGAACCGCGCCTGGCCCGACGGCTGGACGCCATGCTGGCGGCGGGCGCGCTGGATGAGGCCCGCGCCGCCCTGGCGCGTTGCGCCGATCCCCAGGCCCCCGGCTGGACGGGCATCGGCTGCGCCGAGGCTCTGGCCCACCTGCAAGGAAGGCTGACCCTGGCCCAGTGCCGGGAACGCTGGCTGCACAACACGCGGGCCTACGCCAAACGCCAGCGCACCTGGTTCCGCGCCCGCGCCGAGGCTGTGCCCCTGCCGCCGGACGACGTCGGGGCTGTGGTCGCCGCGGCAAGGCGCTGTTGGGAAAAATCACACAATTGCACCCGCCCTTGAAATCTGCTCGCTTGCGGCGCAGGGCCGCGCAACGCCCGGCACTTTTCCCCCGCACTGCCCGCGAAAACGCGCGGTGGTGGCCATTTTAGGAAAATTTTCCCAATCTCTTTGTTTTCTCAAGCATAAGAAACCGTTCCAACCAGCCGAACGCCTTGACGGATTCCAGGCTGTGGAGTACCGTTCGGATATCTGCGTGTCGCCCCCGCAGGGATCGACGGGGCCGGAGGAAGCCCGCTGCGCCATGCGCACGGGCCTTGGGGAAATGTCTGAATGCAAAAGGACAAGCACATGAGGAACGGCACAACACTGCTACTGCTGGCGGCCATGGCCCTGGCGGGCGCGGCGTGTCTGTCGGCTACGGGGGCTGGTTCGGCTTTGGCCGCGTCCCTGGAGCCCACCGACAGCGGCGCGCCTTCGGCCAAAGTCATGTTCCCGGTCAGCGAGAAGCCCAATCCCAAGGGCTCGGCCATGAAGCCCGTGGTCTTCAATCACCTTATCCATGAGAAAAAGATTGAAAACTGCGAAACCTGCCACCACACGGGCGACCCTGTCGCCTGTACCACCTGCCATACGGTGGAAGGCAAGGCCGAAGGCAATTTCATCACGCTTGACCGCGCCATGCACGCCACCAATATTGCCAAGCGCGCCAAGGGCAATACGCCCGTCAGCTGCGTGAGCTGCCACGAGCAGCAGACCAAGGAACGGCGCGAGTGCGCGGGCTGCCACAAAATCGTGACCCCCACCCGTAGTCAGGCCTGGTGCGCCACCTGCCACAACGTGACGCCTTCCATGACGCCCGCGGACCTGCAGCAGGGCATTGCCGACAAGCTGCCGCCCGAACGCAACGAGGAACTGGCCGCGGAGACTGTGCTCTCCCACAAGCCCGCCAAGCTCCTTGCCCCCACGGAAGCTCCCTATAAGGTGCGCATCGACGCCATCGCCGAGACCTACGAACCCGCCGTGTTCTCCCACCGTCGCCACCTGACTTCGCTGATGGAGCGCATCAAGGACGACAAGCTGGCCCAGGCCTTCCACAACCAGCCGGAGACTCTCTGCTCCACCTGCCACCACAGAAGCCCGCTTTCGGCCACGCCGCCCAAGTGCGCCAGCTGCCACGCCAAGGATATCGACAAGGCCCACCCGCAGCGTCCCAACCTCAAGGCCGCCTACCACCTCCAGTGCATGGGCTGCCACCAGGGCATGAACGTGGGACGCCCGAGAAACACCGACTGCACCACCTGCCATAAGGCGCGCCCGTAGCGCGCCCCAGAGCATGGAGAATCGCATATGAATCGCAGAAAATTCCTGACTTTTATGGGAAGCGCGGGTGTGGTCTCGGCCCTGAGCACGGCCAAGGTGGCCGAGGCCGGGGTGCACACCTTCCCCTACTATGCGGACAGCTACGGCGTGCTGCACGATACCACGCGCTGCATCGGCTGCCGCCGCTGTGAAGAGGCCTGCAACAAAGTCAACCACCTGCCCAAGCCCAAAACGCCCTTCACCGACGTTTCCGTCACCGCCAAACGCCGCCGCACCTCCGCCTATGAGTGGACGGTGGTGAACAAGTACGAAGTCAACGGCAAGCCCGTGTTCCGCAAGCTGCAGTGCTTCCACTGCAACGATCCGGCC
This Desulfovibrio legallii DNA region includes the following protein-coding sequences:
- a CDS encoding nine-heme cytochrome c, yielding MRNGTTLLLLAAMALAGAACLSATGAGSALAASLEPTDSGAPSAKVMFPVSEKPNPKGSAMKPVVFNHLIHEKKIENCETCHHTGDPVACTTCHTVEGKAEGNFITLDRAMHATNIAKRAKGNTPVSCVSCHEQQTKERRECAGCHKIVTPTRSQAWCATCHNVTPSMTPADLQQGIADKLPPERNEELAAETVLSHKPAKLLAPTEAPYKVRIDAIAETYEPAVFSHRRHLTSLMERIKDDKLAQAFHNQPETLCSTCHHRSPLSATPPKCASCHAKDIDKAHPQRPNLKAAYHLQCMGCHQGMNVGRPRNTDCTTCHKARP
- the miaA gene encoding tRNA (adenosine(37)-N6)-dimethylallyltransferase MiaA yields the protein MPPGAPDSAPLPVICLAGPTGSGKTAAALALAAALDGEVINADSRQVYADFPCITAQPTATEQAQCPHYLYGFLPTTQKISAGRWAAAASRTVAQILARGRAPLLVGGTGLYFQALLRGMARIPQVDPALTAGLEARLAEEGAPALHAALAKLDPAYAARIHPNDRQRIVRALEVCQATGRPFSWWHAHAMEAPLCAGPLLVLDAPLDWLEPRLARRLDAMLAAGALDEARAALARCADPQAPGWTGIGCAEALAHLQGRLTLAQCRERWLHNTRAYAKRQRTWFRARAEAVPLPPDDVGAVVAAARRCWEKSHNCTRP
- the coaD gene encoding pantetheine-phosphate adenylyltransferase is translated as MKTALYPGTFDPLTNGHLSLIRRGCEVFDQIIVAVADNTPKKPLFSHEERVAMAREALLDVPNVTVEPFSGLTVEYAAQRGACALLRGLRAVSDFEYEFQLALMNRRLQRHIQTIFLMTDYQWLFISSTIVKAAASHGADIKGLVPENVRLALMEKYRKGEVRQGTPCLAPPHGGFRVL